CCTTACGAATGACACCGACTTACGCAAACGCTATCAATTGGCGGAGCGGCTGGCCGATCTATTCGACCAATATCAGGTGTACAGGGCGGACTGGCTCGAAGACTGGGCAGAAGGCCGTCACCAATTACGAAATGGCAGAGGCGAAGCCAAAGCCCTGACTCCGGCCAACTGCTGGCAAGCAGAGCTGTGGCGTGCGCTGTTGCTGGATGTCGGTGCACAAGGCATGGCGCAAAGCCGCGCGGGTGTCCATCAACGCTTTATCGAGCGTATCAATAGTCTCGACAGCGCGCCCAGTGGATTGCCTTCCAGGGTGATTGTTTTCGGGATTTCTTCACTGCCAGCTCAAGCCTTGGAAGCACTTGCCGGGCTGGCTCGATTCAGTCAGGTCTTGCTGTGCGTACACAACCCATGTCGCCACCATTGGGCGGACATCGTCGCCGATAAAGACCTGTTGCGGCATCAATACAAACGCCAGGCTCGCAAGCGTGGCATGCCGGTTGTGCTTGATCCGCAAACGCTCCATCAACATGCCCACCCGCTATTGGCGGCGTGGGGCAAGCAGGGGCGGGACTACATCAATCTGCTCGACAGTTACGACGATCCCAACAGCTATCGCTCGGCATTTCGCGATGGGCGCATCGACCTTTTCAGCGATAACCAGCCTCAGAGCATGCTCAATCAGTTGCAGGACGACATCCTGGAATTGCGCCCCCTGAACGAAACTCGCGAGAGTTGGCCTGCAGTCGATCTGACAAAGGACGAATCGATCCGTTTTCACATCGCCCATAGCGCTCAACGCGAAGTGGAGATTCTCCACGATCAGCTGCTCGCACGATTCAGTGCTGATCCAGACTTAAGGCCTCGCGACGTGATCGTGATGGTTCCAGACATCGACAGTTACGCCCCCCACATCCGCGCTGTCTTTGGTCAGCTTGATCGGCACGACCCACGCTTCATTCCCTTCACGCTCGCGGATCAAGGCCAGCGCGGCAGGGACCCGCTACTGATCGCTGTCGAGCATCTGCTCAAGCTGCCCGACAGTCGTTTCCCCGTCAGCGAAATTCTCGATCTGCTGGACGTTCCGGCATTACGCGCTCGCTTTGGCGTAGAGGAACGTGACCTGCCGACCTTGCACCGCTGGATCGAAGGCGCAGGTATCCGTTGGGGGATGAATGCCGAGCAGCGTGCGGGTCTGGGCCTGCCGGAAGAACTGGAGCAAAACAGTTGGCGTTTCGGCTTGCGACGGATGTTGCTTGGTTATGCCGTGGGCAGCGCCAGTGCCTGCGAGGGTATTGAACCCTACGACGAGATCGGTGGCCTGGATGCTGCGCTCATAGGTCCTTTGGTCGCACTGCTGGATGCACTGGAGATTGCCCACCAGGAGCTTACCCAACCTGCGTCGCCCAAACTCTGGGGCATCCGCTTGCAAGCACTGGTGCAGTTGTTCTTCCAGGCCAGTAACGAACATGACGACTATTTATTGGCTCAACTCGAAGAGTTGCGCGAGACCTGGCTTGAGACCTGCGAGTCAGTAGGCTTGCAGGACGAGTTACCACTGACCGTAGTCCGTGAAGCCTGGCTGGCTGGCCTCGACCAAGGTCGCTTGTCTCAGCGCTTTCTCGCCGGTGCCGTCAACTTCTGTACCTTGATGCCCATGCGAGCAATCCCGTTCAAACTGGTCTGCCTTTTGGGCATGAATGACGGCGATTACCCTCGCGCGCAGCCGCCACTGGACTTCGACCTGATGGGCAGCGACTACCGGCCCGGCGATCGTTCCCGGCGTGAAGATGACCGTTATCTGTTGCTGGAAGCCTTGTTGTCGGCGCGGGACCAACTCTATATCAGCTGGGTCGGCCGCAGTATTCGGGACAACAGTGAGCGCCCGGCTTCGGTATTGATAGGACAACTACGTGATCATCTCGCCAGCGGTTGGCGATTGCACGATGACAAGGCTGATCTGCTTGAGTCCATGACTCAGGAACATCCGCTGCAACCCTTCAGTGCACGCTACTTCCATGAAGGCGATGATTTGTTCAGCTACGCCAGCGAGTGGCAGGTACTTCATCAGTCCAGCGGTTTGACGCCTGCCATCGAGGTTCTTGAGCCCTATATTCAGGACGAGCCGCTGAGCCTGGGTCAGTTGCAGGATTTTCTGCGCAATCCGGTACGGCATTTCTTCAGTCAGCGACTCAAAGTGTTCTTCGAGGCTGCCGAAGCGCCTTTGGCGGATGAAGAGCCATTTGTACTCGACGCGCTGCAACGCTATAGCCTCAGCGACAGCTTGCTCGAAGCAGCGCTCGGGCAATTGGACCAAATCGATCAGGTACTGGAAGCACAGGCGAAACGTCTGCAGAACAGCGGGCTCTTGCCCATGGCTGGTTTTGGCGAATGTTTGCAGCGAGAGTTGATCGAGCCACTGCCGGATCTGTTGCAGCGCTATCAGCAGCTCCTGGCGTTATGGCCGACCCCGCTCACCAGCGCGTTGCCCGTGAGTCTGGAACTGCATGGGCTGCGCCTGGAGGGCTGGCTCAGTGGCCTGCATCAACGCGCGGACGGTGGCTTGCTGTCGGTCACCACGATTCCCAATAGCATCGGCTCACTCAAGACCCGCAAATGGCATCGTCTGACACGACCATGGATCAATCACCTGGTTGCCTGTGCCAGCGGGATGTCGATGACCACCGCGTTGGTGGCCAGCGACGACAGTCTGTTACTGGCTCCGTTGGCGAAGGATGCAGCACTTGATGCCTTGGGTAATCTGTTGCTGGCCTGGCAAACGGGCATGCGCCAGCCGTTGCCGATTGCCGTAAAAACAGCCTTCGCCTGGCTGGCTCAAACCGATCCGGTCAAGGCTGACGCCGCTGCCCGCAAGGCCTATGAAGGCGATGGCCAGACCACTGATGGTGAGCGCCGCGAAAGCCCGGCACTCGCTCGGCAATACGCCGACTACGATGTTTTGATTGCCGACGAGACCTTCCCCGATTGGTGCGACGCTTTGTATCGGCCGCTGCTTGAGGCTCCCTGGCGTTCATTGACCAGCGAGGAGGCGCGCTCATGACCACGAAAACACCGCTGGCCCTGGCATTCCCCCTGCGTGGAAGCCAACTGATCGAAGCCAGTGCCGGGACGGGCAAGACCTTCACCATTTCTGCGCTGTACTTGCGTCTGGTCCTTGGTCATGGCGACGAGTCGAGTGGTTTTGGCCATGAATTACTGCCGCCGCAAATCCTCGTGGTGACCTTCACCGATGCCGCGACCAAAGAACTGCGCGAACGTATTCGTACGCGACTGGCTGAAGCTGCGCGTTTTTTCCGCGATGAGACACCGGCACCGGATGGCCTGATTGCGGAGTTGCGCGAGCAATACCTCCCTGAGCAGTGGCCCGGCTGTGCAAATCGCCTGGACATCGCCGCCCAGTGGATGGATGAAGCGGCGGTATCGACCATCCACAGTTGGTGCCAGCGCATGCTGCGCGAACATGCATTCGACAGTGGCAGCCTGTTCACCCAGACCCTGGAAACCGATCACAGTGATTTGCTTGGCGAAGTCCTGCGCGACTACTGGCGACTGTTCTGCTATCCGATGCAAGGCGATGCGCTGAATTGGGTTCGCGGCAACTGGGGTGGCCCGGCAGCGTTGTTGCGAGTGCGTGGCTTGTTCGCCAGCGAGCGTGACAGCGTTGAAGGTAAAGAACCTGCCGAGTTGATCGCCGAGTGCCTGGAGGAACGACGGGCCGCGTTGCTCGAGCTCAAGATGCCCTGGCGCCAATGGGCCGATGAGCTGCTTGCCATCTGTCATCAGGGCGTCGCGAGCAAAAGCGTCGATGGTCGCAAGATGCAGGCGCGCTACTTCGAACCCTGGTTCGAAAAGCTCCGGGCCTGGGCCGAAGACGAATCTCTGGAGCAACTGGACATTGGCACCGGCTTCACTCGCCTGACTCCCGATGGCATGGCTGAAGCCTGGAAAGGTGAAGCTCCCCGTCATCCCGGTCTCGATGCGATGCCCGGCCTCAAGGCCAGTCTCGATGGCTTGCCGACCCCCGATGCCGCCGTGCTGCAACATGCCGCCCACTGGGTCGGTGCTCGGTTCGAGGAAGAAAAGCGTCGTCGCGCGGAAATGGGTTTCGATGACATGCTGCTGCGTCTCGATGCGGCGTTGCAGTCCGATGGCGGTGAGCGTCTGGCGACCTTGATCCGCGAGCAGTTCCCGGTTGCGCTGATCGACGAGTTTCAGGACACCGACCCGGTGCAGTACCGAATCTTCGAGAGCATTTATCGCATCGAAGACAACAACCCTGAATCCGGCCTGTTCCTGATCGGCGACCCGAAGCAGGCGATTTATGCCTTTCGCGGTGCCGATATCTATACCTATCTGCGCGCCCGGCAAGCCACCACTGGCCGCCTGCATACCCTGGGCACAAATTTCCGTTCCAGTCATGGCATGGTCAACGCGGTGAACCATGTGTTCCAGCGCGCAGAATCTCGCGAGCAGGGGCGCGGCGCGTTCCTGTTCCGGGAGAAGAGTGGCGAGAACCCGGTACCGTTTCTGCCCGTGGAGTCCCAAGGGCGCAAAGAAGTCCTGCACATTGAGGGGCAGGTTGTGCCTGCCCTGAACATCTGGCATTTGTCCTCTGACCAGCCACTGTCTGGCGTGGTGTATCGACAACAATTGGCCGCCGCCTGCGCCAGTGAGATCGCTGCGTTGCTCAATGGCGGTCAGCAGGGGCGTGCGGGCTTCATACAGGATGGTAAGGGTCTCAGAGGCCTGCTGCCGGCGGATATCGCGATTCTGGTGCGCGACGGCAAAGAGGCCCAGGCCGTGCGCGGCGAACTTTCCGCTCGCGGTGTGCGCAGTGTTTACCTGTCAGACAAGGACTCGGTATTCGCCGCGCAGGAGGCCCATGATCTGCTGACGTGGCTCAAGGCCTGTGCCGAGCCGGATGTCGAACGTCCCCTGCGTGCCGCGCTGGCCTGCATCACGCTGAACCTTTCACTGGCTGAACTGGAGCGACTGAATCAGGACGAACTGGCCTGGGAAGCACGGGTCATGCAGTTCCGCGGTTATCGCGAGCTCTGGCGCAAGCAGGGCGTGCTGCCCATGTTGCGGCGATTGCTACATGATTTTCAGCTGCCCCAGGCGTTGATCGCGCGCAGCGATGGTGAACGGATATTGACCAACCTGCTGCATTTGTCCGAGTTGCTGCAGCAGGCCGCCGCCGAACTCGATGGCGAGCAAGCACTGATCCGTCATTTGTCCGAGCATCTGGCGTTGTCTGGTCAGGCTGGCGAAGAACAGATCCTGCGCCTGGAAAGCGACGAGCAACTGGTCAAGGTCGTGACCATCCACAAGTCCAAAGGGCTTGAATATCCGTTGGTGTTTCTGCCGTTCATCTGCTCGGCAAAACCGGTGGATGGCAGTCGTCTGCCGCTGCACTACCACGATGCCGCGGGTAAGGCGCAGGTGAGCTTGAAGCCGACGGCCGAGTTGATCGCCCTCGCTGATGATGAGCGTTTGGCCGAAGATCTTCGACTGCTCTATGTGGCCCTGACCCGGGCACAACATGCGTGCTGGCTGGGTGTGACTGATCTCAAGCGCGGCAATAACAACGGCTCGGTCCTGCACCTTTCGGCATTGGGTTATCTGCTGGGCGGTGGTGCGCCATTGGCTGAGTCGGCAGGGCTGCGTCGTTGGCTGGAAGACCTGCAGCAAGACTGTGCGGCGCTGAACTACGGTGAAATGCCTGACGCGACCGCCGAGCATTATCATCCGCCACGCAATGAAGCGACCTTGCTTGCCCCGCTGATACCCAGGCGCAAGGCCAGCGAAAACTGGTGGATCGCCTCTTACAGTGCCTTACGCATTGGTGACAGTTTGAGCGTGGGCAGTGACGAGGCACCGGAGAGCGCGCAAGCACAAAAGCTCTTTGATGACGAACGCCTTGATCCCGAAGCGCCACGAGAAGTCGCCGCCGGCGGCGCTGATATCCATCGATTCCCTCGTGGTCCGAACCCCGGCACTTTTCTTCATGGATTGCTCGAATGGGCCGGTGACGAAGGTTTTGCCGCTGCACCGCAAACCGTGGAAGACGCGATCGCCCGTCGCTGCAACCGCCGTGGCTGGGAAGGCTGGATCACCACATTGAGCGGCTGGCTGCAGCACTTGCTCAAATCCCCGTTGCACATCGGTGGCGGGCAGGCGCCGGTGGTGTTCGAGCAACTGTCTCAATACCGGGTCGAGATGGAGTTCTGGTTCGCCAGTCATAAAGTCGATGTGCTCAAGCTCGATGAGCTGGTGCGCCAATACACCCATCACGGCGTGGCCCGGGTGGCTGCCGAACCGGTGCTGCTCAATGGCATGTTCAAAGGCTTCATCGACCTGACGTTCGAGCATGAAGGCCGTTACTACGTCGCTGACTACAAATCCAACTGGCTGGGCGTCGATGACGCGGCCTATACCGAGCAGGCCATGGAGCAGTCGATTCTCGATAACCGTTACGACCTGCAATACGTACTGTACCTGCTCGCCCTGCATCGCCAGCTTAAGGCTCGGCTGGTCGATTACGATTACGACCGACATGTCGGTGGAGCGTTGTATCTGTTTCTTCGCGGTACTCGAGCGGCCAGCCAAGGTGTGTATTTTGCCCGTCCGCCACGGGAGCTGATCGAGCGCCTGGACCGGTTGTTCCAGGGCAAGCCAGAGCCCAAGGCCGAACCTGCCTGGGAACAGGGAGTATTGCTATGAGTCGCACTTTCGCCGATTTGCTGCCTACGCCGTTGGCGGCCGAAAGTCTGGCGGACCTGGCCCCGTTGAGCCGCGCAGATGACTTGTTGCTGCTGCTCACGCGCTGGGTCGAACGCGGCTGGCTGCGGGCGCTGGACAAGGCCTTCGTCGCGTTTCTCCACGAGCTCGCTCCCGACGATGATCCGCTGGTGCTGCTGGCCGCCGCGTTGATCAGTCACCAACTGGGCCACGGTCATGTCTGCCTGGATCTGTTCGAAACACTGAAAGAGCCGGATTTTGCCTTGTCGCTGCCGCCGGAAGGTGATGTGCAAAGCGGGGCGATGTTGCTGCCGTCGCAATTGCTTGAGGCGCTGGATGGTGCCCATTGGTGCAAGGTCCTGGCGTCCAGTCGTCTGGTGGCTCTGGCCGTCGATGGGCGTGAGGCTGCGCAACACCGGCCGTTGGTGCTGTCGGGCAAGCGCCTGTACCTGCGCCGCTACTGGGCTTACGAACGGCGCATCGACCACGCGCTGCGCCAGCGTCTGGCGGCACACGAAGCAACGCCGGATGATTTGCCTCAACGCCTGACCGGGCTGTTCGGTCCAGCCAGGCTTGATGACGTGATCGACTGGCAGAAGCTCGCGTGTGCCCTGGCTACCCGAAGTGCATTCAGCATCGTCACCGGCGGCCCGGGAACCGGCAAGACCACCACGGTTGT
The Pseudomonas sp. GR 6-02 genome window above contains:
- the recC gene encoding exodeoxyribonuclease V subunit gamma; its protein translation is MPDATSLSAGFMVVHGNRLDELRSLVVSWMRRYPLAPLENEIALVQSNGIAQWLKLALAEDPEDDDMGGCGIAAAIDVQLPGSFMWQLYRMVLGRDEIPAKSLLDKAPLTWRLMRLLPQLINQPHFEPLQRFLTNDTDLRKRYQLAERLADLFDQYQVYRADWLEDWAEGRHQLRNGRGEAKALTPANCWQAELWRALLLDVGAQGMAQSRAGVHQRFIERINSLDSAPSGLPSRVIVFGISSLPAQALEALAGLARFSQVLLCVHNPCRHHWADIVADKDLLRHQYKRQARKRGMPVVLDPQTLHQHAHPLLAAWGKQGRDYINLLDSYDDPNSYRSAFRDGRIDLFSDNQPQSMLNQLQDDILELRPLNETRESWPAVDLTKDESIRFHIAHSAQREVEILHDQLLARFSADPDLRPRDVIVMVPDIDSYAPHIRAVFGQLDRHDPRFIPFTLADQGQRGRDPLLIAVEHLLKLPDSRFPVSEILDLLDVPALRARFGVEERDLPTLHRWIEGAGIRWGMNAEQRAGLGLPEELEQNSWRFGLRRMLLGYAVGSASACEGIEPYDEIGGLDAALIGPLVALLDALEIAHQELTQPASPKLWGIRLQALVQLFFQASNEHDDYLLAQLEELRETWLETCESVGLQDELPLTVVREAWLAGLDQGRLSQRFLAGAVNFCTLMPMRAIPFKLVCLLGMNDGDYPRAQPPLDFDLMGSDYRPGDRSRREDDRYLLLEALLSARDQLYISWVGRSIRDNSERPASVLIGQLRDHLASGWRLHDDKADLLESMTQEHPLQPFSARYFHEGDDLFSYASEWQVLHQSSGLTPAIEVLEPYIQDEPLSLGQLQDFLRNPVRHFFSQRLKVFFEAAEAPLADEEPFVLDALQRYSLSDSLLEAALGQLDQIDQVLEAQAKRLQNSGLLPMAGFGECLQRELIEPLPDLLQRYQQLLALWPTPLTSALPVSLELHGLRLEGWLSGLHQRADGGLLSVTTIPNSIGSLKTRKWHRLTRPWINHLVACASGMSMTTALVASDDSLLLAPLAKDAALDALGNLLLAWQTGMRQPLPIAVKTAFAWLAQTDPVKADAAARKAYEGDGQTTDGERRESPALARQYADYDVLIADETFPDWCDALYRPLLEAPWRSLTSEEARS
- the recB gene encoding exodeoxyribonuclease V subunit beta; this translates as MTTKTPLALAFPLRGSQLIEASAGTGKTFTISALYLRLVLGHGDESSGFGHELLPPQILVVTFTDAATKELRERIRTRLAEAARFFRDETPAPDGLIAELREQYLPEQWPGCANRLDIAAQWMDEAAVSTIHSWCQRMLREHAFDSGSLFTQTLETDHSDLLGEVLRDYWRLFCYPMQGDALNWVRGNWGGPAALLRVRGLFASERDSVEGKEPAELIAECLEERRAALLELKMPWRQWADELLAICHQGVASKSVDGRKMQARYFEPWFEKLRAWAEDESLEQLDIGTGFTRLTPDGMAEAWKGEAPRHPGLDAMPGLKASLDGLPTPDAAVLQHAAHWVGARFEEEKRRRAEMGFDDMLLRLDAALQSDGGERLATLIREQFPVALIDEFQDTDPVQYRIFESIYRIEDNNPESGLFLIGDPKQAIYAFRGADIYTYLRARQATTGRLHTLGTNFRSSHGMVNAVNHVFQRAESREQGRGAFLFREKSGENPVPFLPVESQGRKEVLHIEGQVVPALNIWHLSSDQPLSGVVYRQQLAAACASEIAALLNGGQQGRAGFIQDGKGLRGLLPADIAILVRDGKEAQAVRGELSARGVRSVYLSDKDSVFAAQEAHDLLTWLKACAEPDVERPLRAALACITLNLSLAELERLNQDELAWEARVMQFRGYRELWRKQGVLPMLRRLLHDFQLPQALIARSDGERILTNLLHLSELLQQAAAELDGEQALIRHLSEHLALSGQAGEEQILRLESDEQLVKVVTIHKSKGLEYPLVFLPFICSAKPVDGSRLPLHYHDAAGKAQVSLKPTAELIALADDERLAEDLRLLYVALTRAQHACWLGVTDLKRGNNNGSVLHLSALGYLLGGGAPLAESAGLRRWLEDLQQDCAALNYGEMPDATAEHYHPPRNEATLLAPLIPRRKASENWWIASYSALRIGDSLSVGSDEAPESAQAQKLFDDERLDPEAPREVAAGGADIHRFPRGPNPGTFLHGLLEWAGDEGFAAAPQTVEDAIARRCNRRGWEGWITTLSGWLQHLLKSPLHIGGGQAPVVFEQLSQYRVEMEFWFASHKVDVLKLDELVRQYTHHGVARVAAEPVLLNGMFKGFIDLTFEHEGRYYVADYKSNWLGVDDAAYTEQAMEQSILDNRYDLQYVLYLLALHRQLKARLVDYDYDRHVGGALYLFLRGTRAASQGVYFARPPRELIERLDRLFQGKPEPKAEPAWEQGVLL